A genomic stretch from Schistosoma haematobium chromosome 4, whole genome shotgun sequence includes:
- a CDS encoding hypothetical protein (EggNog:ENOG410V507~COG:K) — MTRGRKSLLSGMKLSYTCEWSNCRNTYNNENLLKYHQLQHFRELCEQPSQGSRLPVCGICNASLNITDVDGIERHSFFHSWVNQLKAIGKHILEINDWPVCLSDPVSCNLIPELPTKFECGWEYCDFKTNDVCVFITHVSRHPEEYTDSRYPANVQLKCLWENCTYIANRLRNLSSHLDTHTQAKRAACPTCGLLLVDFRKLEDHLKRQQIHLLNKSTNFKENLHHSVKPVKCSRCRKVFSTQRLLMSHMKRHINTVKCPFCDMTVWSKSALERHILFRHSNEKPFKCPYCNFTFKLTSCLTRHLSSRHKIYESNENDKKSTDPVVPDTTQSDLVGEKWPHSISIAPIHGPLAQAGALPNVQADISTPTDNDTTPCAIVDVFVCPHNGCNFKTNKRNGYLVHIGRKHHPLPSNSSLESSSDRPYSTDNSPNTSKERLYKCHMCSVVKRRGNELSKHLVRDHHLARPSGHVRFTYTISDDGHYRLQLTRLDTVRVAAQLLGETVVSKLLVETRNQQLSICE, encoded by the exons ATGACAAGGGGTAGGAAGTCCTTGCTTTCTGGTATGAAACTGTCCTACACTTGTGAATGGTCAAACTGCCGTAATACATACAATAACGAAAATCTACTCAAGTATCACCAGCTGCAACACTTTAGA GAACTATGTGAGCAACCTTCACAAGGTTCACGTCTTCCTGTCTGTGGCATATGTAACGCCTCCTTAAATATAACTGATGTTGATGGGATTGAAAGGCATTCGTTTTTTCATTCATGGGTTAACCAACTGAAAGCTATTGGGAAAcatattttggaaataaatgacTGGCCCGTATGTTTATCCGACCCAGTATCATGTAATTTGATCCCCGAACTTCCAACCAAATTCGAGTGTGGTTGGGAATATTGTGATTTTAAAACCAACGATGTTTGTGTATTTATTACTCATGTATCAAGACACCCAGAG GAGTATACCGATTCTCGATATCCTGCAAATGTACAGTTAAAATGTTTATGGGAGAATTGTACATATATAGCTAATCGTTTAAGGAATCTTTCAAGTCATTTGGATACTCATACTCAAGCCAAACGTGCAGCTTGTCCTACATGTGGTTTATTGCTTGTTGATTTCCGTAAATTAGAAGATCATCTTAAACGCcaacaaattcatttattaaataaaagcACCAAC TTTAAGGAGAACTTGCATCATTCGGTCAAGCCTGTGAAATGTAGTCGTTGTCGAAAAGTATTCAGTACACAAAGATTATTGATGTCACATATGAAAAGACATATCAATACAGTGAAATGCCCTTTTTGTGATATGACTGTCTGGAGCAAGTCAG CTCTAGAACGTCACATTTTATTTCGACATTCAAATGAGAAGCCATTTAAATGTCCATACTGTAATTTTACATTTAAACTTACCAGTTGTTTAACGCGGCATTTAAGTTCTAGACATAAAATTTatgaatcaaatgaaaatgataagAAGTCAACTGATCCAGTTGTACCGGATACTACTCAATCTGATTTAGTTG GTGAAAAATGGCCTCACTCCATATCTATTGCTCCAATCCATGGACCATTAGCTCAAGCTGGTGCCTTACCAAATGTTCAAGCAGATATTTCAACCCCTACAGACAATGATACTACTCCTTGTGCAATAGTGGATGTATTTGTCTGTCCTCATAATGGTTGTAATTTCAAAACTAACAAAAGAAATGGTTACCTTGTTCATATTGGTCGTAAACATCATCCACTTCCATCTAATTCATCACTAGAGTCATCATCAGATCGTCCATATAGTACCGATAACTCACCAAATACTTCTAAAGAACGTTTATATAAGTGTCATATGTGCTCTGTTGTTAAACGACGGG GTAACGAATTATCAAAGCATTTGGTGAGAGATCATCATTTAGCTCGTCCTTCTGGGCATGTCCGTTTTACTTACACTATTTCAGATGATGGACATTATCGCCTTCAGTTAACTCGTCTTGATACTGTACGTGTCGCTGCTCAACTGCTTGGTGAGACAGTTGTTAGTAAATTACTCGTTGAGACAAGGAATCAACAGTTGTCCATCTGTGAATAA
- a CDS encoding hypothetical protein (EggNog:ENOG410V507~COG:K), protein MTRGRKSLLSGMKLSYTCEWSNCRNTYNNENLLKYHQLQHFRELCEQPSQGSRLPVCGICNASLNITDVDGIERHSFFHSWVNQLKAIGKHILEINDWPVCLSDPVSCNLIPELPTKFECGWEYCDFKTNDVCVFITHVSRHPEEYTDSRYPANVQLKCLWENCTYIANRLRNLSSHLDTHTQAKRAACPTCGLLLVDFRKLEDHLKRQQIHLLNKSTNFKENLHHSVKPVKCSRCRKVFSTQRLLMSHMKRHINTVKCPFCDMTVWSKSALERHILFRHSNEKPFKCPYCNFTFKLTSCLTRHLSSRHKIYESNENDKKSTDPVVPDTTQSDLVGEKWPHSISIAPIHGPLAQAGALPNVQADISTPTDNDTTPCAIVDVFVCPHNGCNFKTNKRNGYLVHIGRKHHPLPSNSSLESSSDRPYSTDNSPNTSKERLYKCHMCSVVKRRGMFYFCSIIPYHLLKISKCLE, encoded by the exons ATGACAAGGGGTAGGAAGTCCTTGCTTTCTGGTATGAAACTGTCCTACACTTGTGAATGGTCAAACTGCCGTAATACATACAATAACGAAAATCTACTCAAGTATCACCAGCTGCAACACTTTAGA GAACTATGTGAGCAACCTTCACAAGGTTCACGTCTTCCTGTCTGTGGCATATGTAACGCCTCCTTAAATATAACTGATGTTGATGGGATTGAAAGGCATTCGTTTTTTCATTCATGGGTTAACCAACTGAAAGCTATTGGGAAAcatattttggaaataaatgacTGGCCCGTATGTTTATCCGACCCAGTATCATGTAATTTGATCCCCGAACTTCCAACCAAATTCGAGTGTGGTTGGGAATATTGTGATTTTAAAACCAACGATGTTTGTGTATTTATTACTCATGTATCAAGACACCCAGAG GAGTATACCGATTCTCGATATCCTGCAAATGTACAGTTAAAATGTTTATGGGAGAATTGTACATATATAGCTAATCGTTTAAGGAATCTTTCAAGTCATTTGGATACTCATACTCAAGCCAAACGTGCAGCTTGTCCTACATGTGGTTTATTGCTTGTTGATTTCCGTAAATTAGAAGATCATCTTAAACGCcaacaaattcatttattaaataaaagcACCAAC TTTAAGGAGAACTTGCATCATTCGGTCAAGCCTGTGAAATGTAGTCGTTGTCGAAAAGTATTCAGTACACAAAGATTATTGATGTCACATATGAAAAGACATATCAATACAGTGAAATGCCCTTTTTGTGATATGACTGTCTGGAGCAAGTCAG CTCTAGAACGTCACATTTTATTTCGACATTCAAATGAGAAGCCATTTAAATGTCCATACTGTAATTTTACATTTAAACTTACCAGTTGTTTAACGCGGCATTTAAGTTCTAGACATAAAATTTatgaatcaaatgaaaatgataagAAGTCAACTGATCCAGTTGTACCGGATACTACTCAATCTGATTTAGTTG GTGAAAAATGGCCTCACTCCATATCTATTGCTCCAATCCATGGACCATTAGCTCAAGCTGGTGCCTTACCAAATGTTCAAGCAGATATTTCAACCCCTACAGACAATGATACTACTCCTTGTGCAATAGTGGATGTATTTGTCTGTCCTCATAATGGTTGTAATTTCAAAACTAACAAAAGAAATGGTTACCTTGTTCATATTGGTCGTAAACATCATCCACTTCCATCTAATTCATCACTAGAGTCATCATCAGATCGTCCATATAGTACCGATAACTCACCAAATACTTCTAAAGAACGTTTATATAAGTGTCATATGTGCTCTGTTGTTAAACGACGGGgtatgttttatttttgttccaTCATACCATATCACCTACTTAAAATAAGCAAGTGTTTAGAATAA